The following are from one region of the Streptomyces fradiae genome:
- a CDS encoding GNAT family N-acetyltransferase, with translation MSAGGGSAYTVREAVAEGDREACFAVRREVFVVEQGVLQEVEYDTYDATAVHVLAVREDGVPLGTGRLLFGADATGRTGADATVGSLGRLAVNKAARGLGVGAALVRAIEDAARERGLAAVDLHAQTHALGFYERLGYEAYGPEFPDADMPHRAMRRAL, from the coding sequence GTGAGCGCCGGCGGAGGGTCCGCCTACACGGTCCGGGAGGCCGTGGCCGAGGGCGACCGCGAGGCGTGCTTCGCGGTGCGCCGCGAGGTCTTCGTCGTGGAGCAGGGCGTTCTGCAGGAGGTCGAGTACGACACGTACGACGCGACCGCCGTGCACGTCCTCGCGGTCCGCGAGGACGGTGTGCCGCTCGGCACCGGGCGGCTGCTCTTCGGGGCCGACGCGACCGGCAGGACCGGCGCCGACGCCACCGTGGGCTCGCTCGGGCGGCTCGCCGTGAACAAGGCGGCGCGCGGCCTCGGGGTCGGTGCGGCGCTGGTGCGGGCCATCGAGGACGCGGCCCGCGAGCGCGGACTCGCCGCCGTCGACCTGCACGCCCAGACCCACGCCCTCGGCTTCTACGAGCGGCTCGGCTACGAGGCGTACGGCCCCGAGTTCCCGGACGCGGACATGCCGCACCGGGCCATGCGGCGCGCGCTGTAA
- a CDS encoding RluA family pseudouridine synthase — protein sequence MSTSPEIRTLPVPDGLEGERVDAAIARMFGFSRTKAAELAAAGKVQVDGSVVGKSERVSGGAWLEVEMPGAPAPVRIVAEPVEGMEIVHDDDDIVVIMKPIGVAAHPSPGWTGTTVIGGLAAAGYRISTSGAAERQGIVHRLDVGTSGLMVVAKSEYAYTSLKRQFKERVVDKRYHALVQGHPDPLSGTIDAPIGRHPNHDYKWAVTAEGKPSVTHYDLIEAYRAASLLDIKLETGRTHQIRVHMSAHRHPCVGDLTYGADPTMAKRLGLTRQWLHAVRLGFEHPGDGKWVEFASDYPADLQTALDRIEAESR from the coding sequence GTGAGCACGAGTCCCGAGATCCGCACGCTGCCCGTTCCCGACGGCCTGGAGGGCGAGCGCGTCGACGCCGCCATCGCCCGTATGTTCGGGTTCTCCCGTACGAAGGCGGCCGAGCTGGCCGCCGCAGGCAAGGTCCAGGTCGACGGCTCCGTCGTCGGCAAGTCCGAGCGGGTCAGCGGTGGCGCGTGGCTCGAGGTCGAGATGCCCGGCGCGCCCGCGCCGGTGCGGATCGTCGCCGAGCCCGTCGAGGGCATGGAGATCGTCCACGACGACGACGACATCGTCGTGATCATGAAGCCGATCGGTGTCGCCGCGCACCCCAGCCCCGGCTGGACCGGCACCACCGTGATCGGCGGCCTGGCCGCCGCCGGCTACCGGATCTCCACCTCCGGCGCCGCCGAGCGCCAGGGCATCGTGCACCGGCTCGACGTCGGCACCTCCGGCCTGATGGTGGTGGCGAAGTCGGAGTACGCGTACACCTCGCTGAAGCGCCAGTTCAAGGAGCGCGTGGTCGACAAGCGCTACCACGCCCTGGTGCAGGGCCACCCGGACCCGCTGAGCGGCACCATCGACGCGCCGATCGGCCGGCACCCGAACCACGACTACAAGTGGGCCGTGACCGCCGAGGGCAAGCCGTCGGTGACGCATTACGACCTCATCGAGGCGTACCGGGCGGCCTCGCTGCTCGACATCAAGCTGGAGACCGGCCGCACCCACCAGATCCGGGTGCACATGTCGGCCCACCGCCACCCCTGCGTCGGCGACCTCACCTACGGCGCCGACCCGACCATGGCCAAGCGCCTCGGCCTGACCAGGCAGTGGCTGCACGCCGTCCGGCTCGGCTTCGAGCACCCCGGCGACGGCAAGTGGGTCGAGTTCGCCAGCGACTACCCGGCCGACCTGCAGACCGCCCTCGACCGCATCGAGGCGGAGAGCCGGTGA
- the lspA gene encoding signal peptidase II, with the protein MAEAESVIGTPDSPDSPDAAGADETAAPEERPQPKGKRRIVALFAVAVLAYLLDLGSKMLVVAKLEGHEPIEVIGDLLRFEAIRNPGAAFGMGEAFTIIFTVIAAVVIAVIIRLARKLYSLPWAIALGLLLGGALGNLTDRIFRSPGVFEGAVVDFIAPKGFAVFNLADSAIVCGGILIVLLSFRGLDPDGTVHKD; encoded by the coding sequence GTGGCAGAGGCGGAGAGCGTCATCGGTACGCCGGATTCACCGGATTCACCGGATGCAGCAGGGGCCGACGAGACGGCCGCTCCGGAGGAGCGGCCGCAGCCGAAGGGGAAGCGCAGGATCGTCGCGCTGTTCGCGGTGGCCGTGCTCGCCTACCTCCTCGACCTCGGCAGCAAGATGCTCGTGGTGGCGAAGCTCGAGGGGCACGAGCCGATCGAGGTGATCGGAGACCTGCTGCGCTTCGAGGCCATCCGCAACCCCGGTGCCGCCTTCGGCATGGGCGAGGCCTTCACGATCATCTTCACCGTGATCGCGGCCGTGGTCATCGCGGTGATCATCCGGCTCGCGCGCAAGCTCTACAGCCTGCCCTGGGCGATCGCGCTCGGTCTGCTGCTCGGCGGCGCGCTCGGCAATCTGACCGACCGGATCTTCCGCTCGCCGGGCGTCTTCGAGGGCGCGGTCGTCGACTTCATCGCCCCCAAGGGCTTCGCCGTCTTCAACCTCGCCGACTCGGCGATCGTGTGCGGCGGCATCCTGATCGTGCTGCTCTCGTTCCGGGGCCTGGACCCCGACGGCACCGTCCACAAGGACTGA